Proteins from one uncultured Anaeromusa sp. genomic window:
- a CDS encoding electron transfer flavoprotein subunit alpha/FixB family protein produces the protein MSTYLNAGVDRENFMASFKGVYILGEQRNGQILPVTYELIARGRSLADDLNAKLTCVLLGETVENPEQAITQGADRVVFIKDASLAHFLPRPYTNAICKLVEEERPEIIIAAATTTGRTVMPLVAAKLHTGLTADCTSLTIDADTKLLLQTRPAIGGNIMATIKTPDHRPQMATVRPRSCKPLAADASRKGEVIEKKFEGATFVTPEKFLEFITDTTQAVGVEDAEIVIAGGKGMKNTEGWKIIETLAELLNAGVGATRDAVELGWTTYSHQIGLSGKTVAPVLYIAMGISGKIAHLAGMQTADVIVAINKDPEAQIFKVADFGIVGDVLEVGPMLIEAVKQLKAKA, from the coding sequence GTGTCTACTTATCTGAACGCTGGCGTAGATCGCGAAAATTTCATGGCATCCTTTAAGGGTGTTTATATTCTGGGCGAGCAACGGAACGGCCAGATTTTGCCTGTAACTTATGAGCTGATTGCTCGCGGCCGCAGCTTGGCTGATGATTTGAATGCCAAGTTGACCTGTGTATTATTGGGAGAAACTGTCGAAAATCCGGAACAAGCCATTACGCAAGGGGCTGACCGTGTTGTTTTCATTAAGGATGCTTCCTTGGCACATTTCCTGCCGCGTCCTTACACGAACGCTATTTGCAAATTGGTTGAAGAAGAGCGTCCGGAGATTATCATTGCTGCAGCTACGACCACGGGCCGTACGGTTATGCCTCTGGTAGCCGCTAAGCTGCATACCGGTCTGACCGCAGACTGCACTTCGCTGACTATTGATGCAGACACCAAATTGCTGTTGCAAACCCGTCCGGCTATCGGCGGCAACATCATGGCTACCATTAAAACGCCTGACCATCGTCCGCAAATGGCGACTGTCCGGCCGCGTTCCTGCAAGCCCTTAGCTGCTGACGCTTCTCGTAAAGGCGAAGTAATTGAAAAGAAATTTGAAGGCGCTACCTTTGTGACGCCTGAAAAATTTCTCGAATTCATTACCGATACAACCCAGGCTGTAGGCGTGGAAGATGCTGAGATCGTCATTGCTGGCGGTAAAGGCATGAAGAACACCGAGGGCTGGAAAATCATTGAAACGCTGGCTGAGCTTTTGAATGCCGGCGTAGGCGCTACTCGCGATGCGGTAGAGCTGGGCTGGACTACTTATTCTCACCAGATTGGCTTATCCGGCAAGACTGTTGCGCCGGTGCTGTATATCGCTATGGGGATTTCCGGTAAAATCGCCCATTTGGCTGGTATGCAAACTGCCGACGTGATTGTGGCTATCAACAAGGATCCCGAAGCGCAGATCTTCAAGGTCGCCGACTTCGGTATTGTTGGCGATGTACTTGAAGTCGGTCCTATGCTCATTGAAGCGGTGAAACAACTCAAGGCAAAAGCGTAA
- a CDS encoding electron transfer flavoprotein subunit beta/FixA family protein yields MHIVVFVKQVPGTENVKMDPETGVMIRSGKDVVINPLDENALTEAIKIKNSRDDVRVTAVSMGPPTAEKALKEAIALGADAGILVSGREFAGSDTIATAKALAAAVRKAGEVDIVICGERATDGETGQTAAMVALYLDMPVQTYVSAVDVFDDKVIVKRTVERGFERVEVPTPVLISVNKDINEVGMPTLSGKLHAKTVAVDAYDAAGLGIEKCEVGLGGSPTRVVKVFSPKLARDTIMRKADGTTKPVEELVEFLVKKEVLG; encoded by the coding sequence GTGCATATTGTTGTGTTTGTGAAGCAAGTGCCGGGGACAGAAAATGTCAAGATGGATCCTGAGACGGGAGTCATGATTCGCAGTGGCAAAGACGTCGTAATCAATCCTCTGGATGAAAACGCGTTGACAGAGGCCATCAAGATCAAAAATTCTCGTGATGATGTTCGGGTAACCGCCGTCAGCATGGGACCGCCTACTGCGGAAAAAGCTCTGAAAGAAGCCATTGCCTTAGGGGCTGATGCTGGTATTTTGGTTTCCGGGCGCGAGTTTGCTGGTTCGGATACGATTGCTACGGCAAAAGCCTTGGCAGCAGCGGTTCGCAAAGCTGGAGAAGTGGACATCGTTATTTGCGGCGAGCGCGCTACTGATGGTGAAACCGGCCAGACGGCCGCTATGGTTGCTCTATATCTTGACATGCCTGTGCAGACCTACGTGTCCGCCGTTGATGTTTTTGATGACAAAGTCATTGTAAAACGTACAGTTGAACGCGGTTTCGAACGGGTGGAAGTTCCCACTCCGGTGTTGATCAGCGTTAACAAAGATATTAATGAAGTGGGCATGCCTACGTTGAGCGGCAAATTGCACGCGAAAACCGTAGCTGTTGATGCTTACGACGCCGCTGGTCTGGGCATTGAGAAATGCGAAGTTGGCTTAGGTGGTTCGCCGACCCGCGTGGTAAAAGTATTTAGCCCGAAATTGGCGCGTGATACCATTATGCGTAAAGCCGATGGCACGACCAAACCCGTGGAAGAGCTTGTCGAATTCCTGGTCAAAAAAGAAGTACTGGGTTAA